The Pirellulales bacterium genome segment TACTCGGCCCCAACGGCGCCGGCAAGACCACCACGATCGAGATCCTGGAAGGACTGCTTCCCGCCACCAGCGGCGAGGTGGAAATTCTCGGCATGCATTGGGGCCGCGACGATCAGGCCATCAAAGAACGCGTGGGCATTTCCTTGCAAGAGACGAAGCTGGCCGAAAAGCTGTCCGTTCGCGAAACGCTCAACCTATTCCGCAGTTTTTATCGCGATGGCATCGAACCGGAAGAAGCCATGCGCGAAGTGTCTCTTGAAGAAAAGAGCCGCGCCTGGGTCGGCAAACTCTCAGGCGGCCAACGTCAGCGGCTGGCCGTGGCCTGTGCCATCGTGGGCGATCCGGACCTGTTATTTCTCGACGAGCCGACGACCGGTCTCGATCCGCAATCGCGCCGCCAGTTGTGGGACATCATCCGCGAGTTCGGCGTAAAAGGTCGCACCGTGCTCTTGACCACGCACTATATGGACGAGGCCGAGCGGCTCTGTGATCGGGTGGCCATCGTTAACGCCGGACAAGTCATCGCGCTCGGCACGCCGCGCGAGCTTATTGCCAGGCTAGGGGGCGAGCATATGATCGAATTCTCGCTAGTCGCGGGGAACGCCTCTCAGGTCGAGGCCGACACGTTCGCCGATCTACCGTCGGTGCGCTCGGCGCGGCGGGAGGCCGAGTTATACACGCTCTCGGTCAGTGAGCCGCACGTGGCGCTGCCTGCCCTGTTGGGGCGGCTAGAGTCGCAAGGCATGGCCCTGGCGAATCTGACGACGCGCCATGCCAGCCTGGAAGACGTCTTCGTTCACCTGGCCGGTCGACATATTCACGAGGAAGGCTCGTGATGAAACAAGTAGCCCATTCGCCGCGCCGTCCCGTCACCCGCCATCCGCTCGTGCAAATCGTGCTGTCGCGGCTCCGCGAATTCTATCGCGAGCCCGAGGCCGTGTTTTGGGTCTATGGCTTTCCGATCTTGATGGTCGTTGCGTTAGGAATCGCATTCCGTAATCAGCCCGAGCGGCCCATTGCGGTCGACATCGAAGCCGGTCCGGCGGCGAGTGCCGTGGAGACAGCTTTAGCGAAGAACGAACGCTTTCACGTCCGAGTCGGCGACGTCGAATCTTGTCGCCAGCGTTTGCGGCTGGGTAAAACCGATTTGGTTGTGCTCACAGGCCCCTCGGCACAGCCCAACTATGAATATTGGTTCGATCCAGGCCGCCCAGAAAGTGCGCTCGCGCGCAGCACCATCGACGACGCTCTACAGCGTGCCGCCGGCCGCCAAGACGCCGTCTCGACCAGCATTCGCGAGATGACCGATCCCGGCGGACGCTACATCGACTTTCTCGTGCCAGGCCTGCTGGGCATGAGCCTGATGGGAGGGGGACTATGGGGCGTGGGATTCGTGACGGTCGACATGCGAATTCGCAAGCTGCTGAAGCGACTGCTCGCGACTCCGATGCGCAAGAGCCACTTCCTCGCGGGGATCATGGTCAGCCGGCTGCTGTTCATGGTGCCCGAGGTGCTTGTCTTGCTCGTTTTCGCCCGTCTCGCCTTTGGCGTGGTCAATGCGGGAAGCTTGGGAGCGATCATTGCGCTGGTGCTGCTGGGTGCTTTCAGCTTTGCTGGCATCGGCCTGTTGGTTGCCAGCCGCGCCAAGACCGTGGAAGCGGTCAGTGGATTGATGAACCTGGTGATGCTGCCGATGTGGATGCTTTCGGGAATCTTCTTTTCGTCGGATCGCTTCCCGGAAATGGCGCAGCCGTTTATTCGCATTTTGCCGCTGACGCAATTGATCGAGGCGCTGCGCGCCGTCATGCTGGAGGGGGCGTCACTGGCATCGCAGACCGGTAATATCGCGGCACTTGCGTGCTGGGGAGCCGTTTCGTTTTTGTTGGCGCTAAGGCTCTTTCGCTGGACCTAGTGTCGCAAACGCTGCGCATTACGACTGTCTATCAAGCATGAGTTCCCGCCCGGCCAGATTACCTGGTCATCCGGCCCAAAATACCTACGGGCCAACGGTGGAATGCAGAAATGACTCAACTGCCAGATGCACAAGCACGTGGACCATGCGGATGGAGATCTACAGACTTTTCCAAGATTTTGACGAGTCGCCAGCCAACAGACGGCTCTTTTGAGCGTTTAAGGACTCCTGCTCGTCGAAAACTCCTGATGTTTGTTCGGCACTTTGATTGGGCTATCTACCCTACCAGCAGTCTTCTGCGGTTTGCCTTCTTGGCGATGAGCCTAGTGCTCTGCGCGGCCACGCAGCATGGCTGCGACCAACCCACCACGACGTGCGCGCTAACCCTGGAACTGGTCGATCGCGCAACGGGTCAACCATTACCGGGAATCGTGCAAGCGCATGACGCACGCGGAGAGCGAATCAAATTAAGCGCGCTCGTCAATCGCGGACAGGGTGTCGAAGCAGCCGGACCGATCCACGACTGGTGGGTTCTCCCAAAATCAACGACGGTAACTGTGCCGGCAGCGCCGCTGGTCTTTACGGCCCTCGCCGGACTTGAAACCGAATTGGCCCAAGAGCGCGTCGACCTCACTGGTCGGACCGAGGCGAAATTAAGGATTCCGCTGGAGAGATTTTTCAACGCCCACAAAGACGGGTTGCTGGCCGGTAACACGCACTTGCACCTGATGAAGCTCAGCAAGCGCGAAGCCGACCGCTATCTTGAGCAAGTTCCACGCGCCGATGGATTGGACATCGTTTTCCTATCCTATCTCGAACGAGCCAAAGCCGACCTGGAATACACGAGCAACAATTACACACCGGGCGATCTGGCTGCACTGTCGCGGGGGCACGTCCACTTTGGACACGGCGAAGAACATCGCCATAACTTCGGCTCGCACGGCGAAGGGTACGGGCATATTCTGCTATTGGATATTCCGTATATCATCCGCCCCGTCAGTGTCGGCCCAGGGCTTATGGGTCAGGGGCCAGACTCGCCGCCGCTACAGGTCGGCATCGATAAAGCGCGGCAAGCTGGCGGCAAAGTCGTCTGGGCGCACAACCTTTACGGGTTCGAAGACATTCCGAATTGGATCACCGGCCGGGTACACGCCAACAATATCTTCGATGGCAGCGAACGCGGTAGTTACAAAGACACGTACTACCGCTATCTGAACATCGGGCTGAAGGTGCCCTTCTCGACCGGTACCGATTGGTTCATCTACGACTTTTCGCGCGCTTACGTGACGACCGATCCACAAAGACCAATTACACCCACCGAGTGGCTTGACCGCCTTGCAGCTGGTAAGTCCTTCATTACGAACGGCCCACTTCTGAATTTCACGGTTGATGGCCAGGCAGTTGGTAGCACGTTGGATCTGGCCGAGCCTGCCGAGGTAGCGGTTTATGGTCGTGCGGATGGGAGAATGGACTTCAAGCGAATCGAGGTCGTCCGGAATGGCCGGATCGTTGCCTCAGCTCCCAGCCGACGCGAAGGAAACCACTTTGTCGCCGAGTTGCATGTATCGATGGCAATCGATTCACCGGCATGGCTTACGCTGCGGACCCCTCCTCCGCCCGTGGCAGACGACCCGGAATTGCAAGAACCGGTCGCGGCCAACGAGTTTGGCTGCCATCTGTTCGCCCATTCCAGTCCGGTTTACGTTCAGGTGGGTGGGCGGGGAGTTTTCGATGCAGAGACCGCGACCGGCCTGCTGGCGGAGATGCAGGCTGACAAGAAAAAAATCGACATGCGTGCGACCCTCCCCACGCCGAAAGAGCGTCAGGACGTGTTGGCCGTCTACGAAGAGGCTATCGCGGCGTTGCAAAAGCGTTTGGAGCAGTGACTTACTCGCGACAAGATAGCCGGCTTCCGTCGCACTTGGCCATGAGGATGACCACGCCCGCCTGGGACCTGAACAACCGTTCTTGACCCTCCGTAAGAAAAGCTATAAACTATGTCGCTGGAAAACTTTGCGCAGTTTTCCAACCCTGCGGCAGGGTATGCCGCTTTAACGCCCGCCTCTACGATTCTCGGGCATCTTCATCGGCAGGGACCCTTCGCGCCAGGACTACCATGCAAGTTCTCGAACGGATCTGGGAAATCATCGGCCTTATCTTCGGCGGCCTCGGGCGCTCGTTCGAGCGGTCGCTGACGTCGCTTTTTGGGTCGTCGAACGCTCGTTTCGTCAAACGGCTACAGCCGAAAGTCGACGCCATCAATGCTCTCGAGCCCAAGTATCAGGCCATGAGCGATGCCGACCTGGCTGCGCAAACGGTAGAGTTCCGCCGCCGCCTGGCGGCCGGCGAGACGCTCGACGATTTGCTGGTCGAAGCCTTTGCTATCTGCCGCGAGGCCGGGCGCCGCTGGCTCGGTATGCGGCATTACGACGTGCAGATGCTGGGGGGCATGGTTCTGCATTCCGGCGCGATCGCCGAAATGGTCACGGGCGAAGGCAAAACCCTGGTGGCCACCCTGCCGGCCTATCTCAACGCCTTGGAGGGCAAGGGAGTCCATGTTGTCACGGTAAATCCCTACCTCGCCCGCCGCGACATGGAGTGGATGGGCCCCCTGTATATCAACCTGGGGCTGACCGTCGGTGCTATCTATCCAGATATGGATCCGGAACTGAAACAACGGGCTTACGAGTGCGACATCACCTACGGCACGAACAACGAGTTCGGCTTTGACTACTTGCGCGACAATATGAAGCCGGCCGCCTTCGGCGACGATCGCTATCCGAAGGGCCGCCAGCAATGCCAAAGGAAACTACACTTCGCGATTGTCGACGAAGTGGACAACATTTTGGTCGACGAGGCCCGCACGCCACTGATCATATCGGGCCCGGCCCACGACGACGTCACGCGTTACTCCAAAGCTGACAAGATTGCGCGCCAGCTGAAAAAGGACGTCCACTTCGAGGTCAAAGAAAAGGAACATTCGGCCTATTTAACCGATGACGGTGTCCGCGAAGCCGAGAAGCTGGCCGGCGTGGAGACGTTCTATACCGCTGGCAACATGGATTGGCCGCATCTGATCGATAACGCGCTCAAGGCCCATTACCTATACAAGCGCGACGTGAATTACGTTGTCCAAGGTGACGAGGTAATCATCGTCGACGAGTTCACGGGCCGACTGATGCCGGGCCGGCAATGGAGCGACGGTCTACATCAGTCCGTCGAGGCGAAAGAAGGCGTGCGCGTCAAGGAAGAGACGCAAACCTACGCCACCATTACGCTGCAGAACTTCTTCAAACTGTACGACAAGATCAGCGGCATGACCGGCACGGCCATGACCGAGGCCGCGGAATTCTGGAAGATCTACAAGTTGGACGTCATCGCCATTCCCACCAACAAGGGCATGCGCCGCGCAAACTTCCCCGACGTCATTTACCGGACCGAGCAGGAGAAATACCACGCAATCGTTGAAGAAATCGAACGGCTGCACAAGTGGGATGTCGTCGAGATGAAAGACCGCACGGAGCGGGTCGGCTCGATCGTCAAAGAGCACGAGGATCGCGTCGAATTCGAGTCGCAGGACCGCAAGGATCGGCAGTTCCTCGCCCGTTC includes the following:
- a CDS encoding ABC transporter ATP-binding protein, with the translated sequence MPLAIRATDLRKHYDGRPPVDAVRGLDLAIEQGECFGLLGPNGAGKTTTIEILEGLLPATSGEVEILGMHWGRDDQAIKERVGISLQETKLAEKLSVRETLNLFRSFYRDGIEPEEAMREVSLEEKSRAWVGKLSGGQRQRLAVACAIVGDPDLLFLDEPTTGLDPQSRRQLWDIIREFGVKGRTVLLTTHYMDEAERLCDRVAIVNAGQVIALGTPRELIARLGGEHMIEFSLVAGNASQVEADTFADLPSVRSARREAELYTLSVSEPHVALPALLGRLESQGMALANLTTRHASLEDVFVHLAGRHIHEEGS
- a CDS encoding ABC transporter permease; this translates as MKQVAHSPRRPVTRHPLVQIVLSRLREFYREPEAVFWVYGFPILMVVALGIAFRNQPERPIAVDIEAGPAASAVETALAKNERFHVRVGDVESCRQRLRLGKTDLVVLTGPSAQPNYEYWFDPGRPESALARSTIDDALQRAAGRQDAVSTSIREMTDPGGRYIDFLVPGLLGMSLMGGGLWGVGFVTVDMRIRKLLKRLLATPMRKSHFLAGIMVSRLLFMVPEVLVLLVFARLAFGVVNAGSLGAIIALVLLGAFSFAGIGLLVASRAKTVEAVSGLMNLVMLPMWMLSGIFFSSDRFPEMAQPFIRILPLTQLIEALRAVMLEGASLASQTGNIAALACWGAVSFLLALRLFRWT
- a CDS encoding CehA/McbA family metallohydrolase; protein product: MFVRHFDWAIYPTSSLLRFAFLAMSLVLCAATQHGCDQPTTTCALTLELVDRATGQPLPGIVQAHDARGERIKLSALVNRGQGVEAAGPIHDWWVLPKSTTVTVPAAPLVFTALAGLETELAQERVDLTGRTEAKLRIPLERFFNAHKDGLLAGNTHLHLMKLSKREADRYLEQVPRADGLDIVFLSYLERAKADLEYTSNNYTPGDLAALSRGHVHFGHGEEHRHNFGSHGEGYGHILLLDIPYIIRPVSVGPGLMGQGPDSPPLQVGIDKARQAGGKVVWAHNLYGFEDIPNWITGRVHANNIFDGSERGSYKDTYYRYLNIGLKVPFSTGTDWFIYDFSRAYVTTDPQRPITPTEWLDRLAAGKSFITNGPLLNFTVDGQAVGSTLDLAEPAEVAVYGRADGRMDFKRIEVVRNGRIVASAPSRREGNHFVAELHVSMAIDSPAWLTLRTPPPPVADDPELQEPVAANEFGCHLFAHSSPVYVQVGGRGVFDAETATGLLAEMQADKKKIDMRATLPTPKERQDVLAVYEEAIAALQKRLEQ